One Rhinolophus sinicus isolate RSC01 linkage group LG06, ASM3656204v1, whole genome shotgun sequence DNA window includes the following coding sequences:
- the LOC109458595 gene encoding serpin B9 isoform X2, whose product MLRRAGTLQAAPLSRRKPPLQPPIPSWTTQFPTICSCCLSSCCRSAGAQSNSCIMDALSEANGFFALHLLKVLCQDDPSHNVFYSPVSISSALAMVFLGARGNTAAEMAQVLFLNTEKDIHGGFQSLLAEVNKPGTKYLLRVANRLFGEKTYEFLSTFKESCLRFYDAELEQLSFAKAAEPSRKHINTWVSKKTEGKIRDLLPGNSIDEQTKLVLVNAIYFKGRWTEEFDKTCTMEMPFKINQKEQRPVQMMMQEAEFNLAYIKEVQAQVLELPYEGKELSMLIVLPDDDVDLSSVEKNLTFEKFIAWTKPDCMKCTEVEVLLPRFKLEEDYDMESVLQRLGLIDAFQEGKADFSAMAAKRDLCLSKFVHKAFVEVNEEGTEAAAASASVVVECCLEDGPRFCADHPFLFFIRHNKADCILFCGRFCSP is encoded by the exons ATGCTTAGAAGAGCGGGCACCCTCCAGGCAG ctcccctatccaggagaaagccacctctccagccccccaTCCCAAGCtggacaactcagttccccaccatatgttcCTGCTGCCTTTCTAGCTGCTGCcgcagtgctggagctcagagcaa CTCCTGCATCATGGATGCTCTTTCTGAAGCAAATGGCTTCTTTGCCCTCCACCTTCTAAAGGTACTATGTCAAGACGATCCTTCTCACAATGTGTTTTATTCTCCTGTGAGCATCTCCTCTGCCCTGGCCATGGTCTTCCTGGGGGCAAGAGGAAACACCGCTGCTGAGATGGCCCAG gtgctttttttaaacacagagaaGGATATTCATGGGGGTTTCCAGTCACTTCTTGCTGAAGTGAACAAACCTGGCACTAAATACTTGCTCAGAGTGGCCAACaggctctttggagaaaagacGTATGAATTCCTCTCA ACCTTTAAGGAATCCTGTCTTCGGTTCTACGATGCTGAGCTGGAGCAGCTTTCCTTTGCCAAAGCTGCAGAGCCGTCCAGGAAACATATCAACACTTGGGTCTCAAAAAAGACTGAAG GTAAAATTCGGGACTTGTTGCCAGGTAACTCTATTGACGAACAGACCAAGTTGGTTCTTGTCAACGCCATCTACTTCAAAGGAAGATGGACTGAAGAGTTTGACAAAACATGCACAATggaaatgccttttaaaataaaccag AAGGAGCAAAGGCCGGTGCAGATGATGATGCAGGAAGCAGAGTTCAACCTCGCCTACATCAAagaggtgcaggcccaggtcctGGAGCTGCCCTACGAGGGCAAGGAGCTGAGCATGCTCATCGTGCTCCCGGATGACGACGTGGACCTGAGCTCG gtggaaaaaaatctcacttttgaGAAATTCATAGCGTGGACCAAGCCAGACTGTATGAAGTGTACAGAAGTTGAAGTTCTCCTCCCAAGATTTAAACTGGAAGAGGATTATGACATGGAATCTGTGCTCCAACGTTTGGGATTAATTGATGCCTTTCAAGAGGGCAAGGCTGACTTTTCCGCAATGGCAGCCAAGAGAGAcctgtgtctgtccaagtttgtGCACAAGGCTTTTGTGGAGGTGAACGAGGAGGGCACGGAGGCCGCGGCTGCTTCGGCCAGTGTGGTTGTGGAATGTTGCTTGGAAGATGGGCCCAGGTTCTGTGCGGACcaccccttccttttcttcatcaGGCACAACAAAGCCGACTGCATTCTGTTCTGTGGCAGATTTTGCTCCCCATAA
- the LOC109458595 gene encoding serpin B9 isoform X4: MLRRAGTLQAGGVSSSCIMDALSEANGFFALHLLKVLCQDDPSHNVFYSPVSISSALAMVFLGARGNTAAEMAQVLFLNTEKDIHGGFQSLLAEVNKPGTKYLLRVANRLFGEKTYEFLSTFKESCLRFYDAELEQLSFAKAAEPSRKHINTWVSKKTEGKIRDLLPGNSIDEQTKLVLVNAIYFKGRWTEEFDKTCTMEMPFKINQKEQRPVQMMMQEAEFNLAYIKEVQAQVLELPYEGKELSMLIVLPDDDVDLSSVEKNLTFEKFIAWTKPDCMKCTEVEVLLPRFKLEEDYDMESVLQRLGLIDAFQEGKADFSAMAAKRDLCLSKFVHKAFVEVNEEGTEAAAASASVVVECCLEDGPRFCADHPFLFFIRHNKADCILFCGRFCSP, encoded by the exons ATGCTTAGAAGAGCGGGCACCCTCCAGGCAGGTGGGGTATCCAG CTCCTGCATCATGGATGCTCTTTCTGAAGCAAATGGCTTCTTTGCCCTCCACCTTCTAAAGGTACTATGTCAAGACGATCCTTCTCACAATGTGTTTTATTCTCCTGTGAGCATCTCCTCTGCCCTGGCCATGGTCTTCCTGGGGGCAAGAGGAAACACCGCTGCTGAGATGGCCCAG gtgctttttttaaacacagagaaGGATATTCATGGGGGTTTCCAGTCACTTCTTGCTGAAGTGAACAAACCTGGCACTAAATACTTGCTCAGAGTGGCCAACaggctctttggagaaaagacGTATGAATTCCTCTCA ACCTTTAAGGAATCCTGTCTTCGGTTCTACGATGCTGAGCTGGAGCAGCTTTCCTTTGCCAAAGCTGCAGAGCCGTCCAGGAAACATATCAACACTTGGGTCTCAAAAAAGACTGAAG GTAAAATTCGGGACTTGTTGCCAGGTAACTCTATTGACGAACAGACCAAGTTGGTTCTTGTCAACGCCATCTACTTCAAAGGAAGATGGACTGAAGAGTTTGACAAAACATGCACAATggaaatgccttttaaaataaaccag AAGGAGCAAAGGCCGGTGCAGATGATGATGCAGGAAGCAGAGTTCAACCTCGCCTACATCAAagaggtgcaggcccaggtcctGGAGCTGCCCTACGAGGGCAAGGAGCTGAGCATGCTCATCGTGCTCCCGGATGACGACGTGGACCTGAGCTCG gtggaaaaaaatctcacttttgaGAAATTCATAGCGTGGACCAAGCCAGACTGTATGAAGTGTACAGAAGTTGAAGTTCTCCTCCCAAGATTTAAACTGGAAGAGGATTATGACATGGAATCTGTGCTCCAACGTTTGGGATTAATTGATGCCTTTCAAGAGGGCAAGGCTGACTTTTCCGCAATGGCAGCCAAGAGAGAcctgtgtctgtccaagtttgtGCACAAGGCTTTTGTGGAGGTGAACGAGGAGGGCACGGAGGCCGCGGCTGCTTCGGCCAGTGTGGTTGTGGAATGTTGCTTGGAAGATGGGCCCAGGTTCTGTGCGGACcaccccttccttttcttcatcaGGCACAACAAAGCCGACTGCATTCTGTTCTGTGGCAGATTTTGCTCCCCATAA
- the LOC109458595 gene encoding serpin B9 isoform X1 encodes MGETQIWRLPASASGEGKSSAKKQWLPPAPLSRRKPPLQPPIPSWTTQFPTICSCCLSSCCRSAGAQSNSCIMDALSEANGFFALHLLKVLCQDDPSHNVFYSPVSISSALAMVFLGARGNTAAEMAQVLFLNTEKDIHGGFQSLLAEVNKPGTKYLLRVANRLFGEKTYEFLSTFKESCLRFYDAELEQLSFAKAAEPSRKHINTWVSKKTEGKIRDLLPGNSIDEQTKLVLVNAIYFKGRWTEEFDKTCTMEMPFKINQKEQRPVQMMMQEAEFNLAYIKEVQAQVLELPYEGKELSMLIVLPDDDVDLSSVEKNLTFEKFIAWTKPDCMKCTEVEVLLPRFKLEEDYDMESVLQRLGLIDAFQEGKADFSAMAAKRDLCLSKFVHKAFVEVNEEGTEAAAASASVVVECCLEDGPRFCADHPFLFFIRHNKADCILFCGRFCSP; translated from the exons ATGggggagactcagatatggcggctgcctgcatctgcaagtggagaagggaagagctcagcaaagaaacaatggcttccaccagctcccctatccaggagaaagccacctctccagccccccaTCCCAAGCtggacaactcagttccccaccatatgttcCTGCTGCCTTTCTAGCTGCTGCcgcagtgctggagctcagagcaa CTCCTGCATCATGGATGCTCTTTCTGAAGCAAATGGCTTCTTTGCCCTCCACCTTCTAAAGGTACTATGTCAAGACGATCCTTCTCACAATGTGTTTTATTCTCCTGTGAGCATCTCCTCTGCCCTGGCCATGGTCTTCCTGGGGGCAAGAGGAAACACCGCTGCTGAGATGGCCCAG gtgctttttttaaacacagagaaGGATATTCATGGGGGTTTCCAGTCACTTCTTGCTGAAGTGAACAAACCTGGCACTAAATACTTGCTCAGAGTGGCCAACaggctctttggagaaaagacGTATGAATTCCTCTCA ACCTTTAAGGAATCCTGTCTTCGGTTCTACGATGCTGAGCTGGAGCAGCTTTCCTTTGCCAAAGCTGCAGAGCCGTCCAGGAAACATATCAACACTTGGGTCTCAAAAAAGACTGAAG GTAAAATTCGGGACTTGTTGCCAGGTAACTCTATTGACGAACAGACCAAGTTGGTTCTTGTCAACGCCATCTACTTCAAAGGAAGATGGACTGAAGAGTTTGACAAAACATGCACAATggaaatgccttttaaaataaaccag AAGGAGCAAAGGCCGGTGCAGATGATGATGCAGGAAGCAGAGTTCAACCTCGCCTACATCAAagaggtgcaggcccaggtcctGGAGCTGCCCTACGAGGGCAAGGAGCTGAGCATGCTCATCGTGCTCCCGGATGACGACGTGGACCTGAGCTCG gtggaaaaaaatctcacttttgaGAAATTCATAGCGTGGACCAAGCCAGACTGTATGAAGTGTACAGAAGTTGAAGTTCTCCTCCCAAGATTTAAACTGGAAGAGGATTATGACATGGAATCTGTGCTCCAACGTTTGGGATTAATTGATGCCTTTCAAGAGGGCAAGGCTGACTTTTCCGCAATGGCAGCCAAGAGAGAcctgtgtctgtccaagtttgtGCACAAGGCTTTTGTGGAGGTGAACGAGGAGGGCACGGAGGCCGCGGCTGCTTCGGCCAGTGTGGTTGTGGAATGTTGCTTGGAAGATGGGCCCAGGTTCTGTGCGGACcaccccttccttttcttcatcaGGCACAACAAAGCCGACTGCATTCTGTTCTGTGGCAGATTTTGCTCCCCATAA
- the LOC109458595 gene encoding serpin B9 isoform X3 has protein sequence MCAILPRASGPGFKIGGRRRPGQTGGAGRQRASSCIMDALSEANGFFALHLLKVLCQDDPSHNVFYSPVSISSALAMVFLGARGNTAAEMAQVLFLNTEKDIHGGFQSLLAEVNKPGTKYLLRVANRLFGEKTYEFLSTFKESCLRFYDAELEQLSFAKAAEPSRKHINTWVSKKTEGKIRDLLPGNSIDEQTKLVLVNAIYFKGRWTEEFDKTCTMEMPFKINQKEQRPVQMMMQEAEFNLAYIKEVQAQVLELPYEGKELSMLIVLPDDDVDLSSVEKNLTFEKFIAWTKPDCMKCTEVEVLLPRFKLEEDYDMESVLQRLGLIDAFQEGKADFSAMAAKRDLCLSKFVHKAFVEVNEEGTEAAAASASVVVECCLEDGPRFCADHPFLFFIRHNKADCILFCGRFCSP, from the exons ATGTGCGCAATTCTCCCCAGGGCCAGCGGGCCTGGGTTTAAGATCGGTGGGAGGCGAAGACCAGGGCAAACCGGAGGCGCAGGACGGCAGAGGGCCAG CTCCTGCATCATGGATGCTCTTTCTGAAGCAAATGGCTTCTTTGCCCTCCACCTTCTAAAGGTACTATGTCAAGACGATCCTTCTCACAATGTGTTTTATTCTCCTGTGAGCATCTCCTCTGCCCTGGCCATGGTCTTCCTGGGGGCAAGAGGAAACACCGCTGCTGAGATGGCCCAG gtgctttttttaaacacagagaaGGATATTCATGGGGGTTTCCAGTCACTTCTTGCTGAAGTGAACAAACCTGGCACTAAATACTTGCTCAGAGTGGCCAACaggctctttggagaaaagacGTATGAATTCCTCTCA ACCTTTAAGGAATCCTGTCTTCGGTTCTACGATGCTGAGCTGGAGCAGCTTTCCTTTGCCAAAGCTGCAGAGCCGTCCAGGAAACATATCAACACTTGGGTCTCAAAAAAGACTGAAG GTAAAATTCGGGACTTGTTGCCAGGTAACTCTATTGACGAACAGACCAAGTTGGTTCTTGTCAACGCCATCTACTTCAAAGGAAGATGGACTGAAGAGTTTGACAAAACATGCACAATggaaatgccttttaaaataaaccag AAGGAGCAAAGGCCGGTGCAGATGATGATGCAGGAAGCAGAGTTCAACCTCGCCTACATCAAagaggtgcaggcccaggtcctGGAGCTGCCCTACGAGGGCAAGGAGCTGAGCATGCTCATCGTGCTCCCGGATGACGACGTGGACCTGAGCTCG gtggaaaaaaatctcacttttgaGAAATTCATAGCGTGGACCAAGCCAGACTGTATGAAGTGTACAGAAGTTGAAGTTCTCCTCCCAAGATTTAAACTGGAAGAGGATTATGACATGGAATCTGTGCTCCAACGTTTGGGATTAATTGATGCCTTTCAAGAGGGCAAGGCTGACTTTTCCGCAATGGCAGCCAAGAGAGAcctgtgtctgtccaagtttgtGCACAAGGCTTTTGTGGAGGTGAACGAGGAGGGCACGGAGGCCGCGGCTGCTTCGGCCAGTGTGGTTGTGGAATGTTGCTTGGAAGATGGGCCCAGGTTCTGTGCGGACcaccccttccttttcttcatcaGGCACAACAAAGCCGACTGCATTCTGTTCTGTGGCAGATTTTGCTCCCCATAA
- the LOC109458595 gene encoding serpin B9 isoform X5, with protein sequence MDALSEANGFFALHLLKVLCQDDPSHNVFYSPVSISSALAMVFLGARGNTAAEMAQVLFLNTEKDIHGGFQSLLAEVNKPGTKYLLRVANRLFGEKTYEFLSTFKESCLRFYDAELEQLSFAKAAEPSRKHINTWVSKKTEGKIRDLLPGNSIDEQTKLVLVNAIYFKGRWTEEFDKTCTMEMPFKINQKEQRPVQMMMQEAEFNLAYIKEVQAQVLELPYEGKELSMLIVLPDDDVDLSSVEKNLTFEKFIAWTKPDCMKCTEVEVLLPRFKLEEDYDMESVLQRLGLIDAFQEGKADFSAMAAKRDLCLSKFVHKAFVEVNEEGTEAAAASASVVVECCLEDGPRFCADHPFLFFIRHNKADCILFCGRFCSP encoded by the exons ATGGATGCTCTTTCTGAAGCAAATGGCTTCTTTGCCCTCCACCTTCTAAAGGTACTATGTCAAGACGATCCTTCTCACAATGTGTTTTATTCTCCTGTGAGCATCTCCTCTGCCCTGGCCATGGTCTTCCTGGGGGCAAGAGGAAACACCGCTGCTGAGATGGCCCAG gtgctttttttaaacacagagaaGGATATTCATGGGGGTTTCCAGTCACTTCTTGCTGAAGTGAACAAACCTGGCACTAAATACTTGCTCAGAGTGGCCAACaggctctttggagaaaagacGTATGAATTCCTCTCA ACCTTTAAGGAATCCTGTCTTCGGTTCTACGATGCTGAGCTGGAGCAGCTTTCCTTTGCCAAAGCTGCAGAGCCGTCCAGGAAACATATCAACACTTGGGTCTCAAAAAAGACTGAAG GTAAAATTCGGGACTTGTTGCCAGGTAACTCTATTGACGAACAGACCAAGTTGGTTCTTGTCAACGCCATCTACTTCAAAGGAAGATGGACTGAAGAGTTTGACAAAACATGCACAATggaaatgccttttaaaataaaccag AAGGAGCAAAGGCCGGTGCAGATGATGATGCAGGAAGCAGAGTTCAACCTCGCCTACATCAAagaggtgcaggcccaggtcctGGAGCTGCCCTACGAGGGCAAGGAGCTGAGCATGCTCATCGTGCTCCCGGATGACGACGTGGACCTGAGCTCG gtggaaaaaaatctcacttttgaGAAATTCATAGCGTGGACCAAGCCAGACTGTATGAAGTGTACAGAAGTTGAAGTTCTCCTCCCAAGATTTAAACTGGAAGAGGATTATGACATGGAATCTGTGCTCCAACGTTTGGGATTAATTGATGCCTTTCAAGAGGGCAAGGCTGACTTTTCCGCAATGGCAGCCAAGAGAGAcctgtgtctgtccaagtttgtGCACAAGGCTTTTGTGGAGGTGAACGAGGAGGGCACGGAGGCCGCGGCTGCTTCGGCCAGTGTGGTTGTGGAATGTTGCTTGGAAGATGGGCCCAGGTTCTGTGCGGACcaccccttccttttcttcatcaGGCACAACAAAGCCGACTGCATTCTGTTCTGTGGCAGATTTTGCTCCCCATAA